In Glandiceps talaboti chromosome 4, keGlaTala1.1, whole genome shotgun sequence, a single window of DNA contains:
- the LOC144433778 gene encoding uncharacterized protein LOC144433778, with the protein MKCQDCGNSRAKLSQGDLHLCKSCKLHRFPTASSSAIKMADATTDNDNHVPEKSQLDTIQATLLTLTAKVDKLTAMENNIRELQKSITYVSNSFDDFAKQLQSLRNENKDLKDKLANTTKEVNELHQYTRRNTLEISGIPEDGNEDTDNIVVKVAEIVGVNVSPDDIDISHRLPQRPSRQSNGQRKPATIIVKFVRRSLRNKLYSSRKNLKGKTTRNIGVTSNNRIYINENLTSTNKQLFFQVNQLRNEKHWKFIWTHNGKIYVRKNVGDPAIIVATIRDLDRIV; encoded by the coding sequence ATGAAGTGTCAGGATTGTGGTAACTCGAGAGCTAAGCTGTCCCAGGGCGACCTGCATCTCTGCAAGTCGTGTAAACTTCATCGCTTTCCAACAGCAAGTTCAAGTGCAATCAAGATGGCCGATGCTACTACTGACAATGACAATCACGTGCCTGAGAAATCACAACTTGACACTATACAGGCGACATTGCTTACGCTCACCGCTAAAGTCGACAAGCTTACTGCAATGGAAAACAACATACGTGAACTCCAGAAGTCCATTACCTATGTGAGTAACTCTTTTGATGACTTCGCAAAGCAACTGCAAAGTCTacgaaatgaaaacaaagatttGAAAGACAAACTAGCTAACACAACAAAGGAAGTCAACGAACTACATCAATACACCAGAAGAAACACCTTAGAAATATCAGGTATACCTGAGGATGGAAATGAAGACACAGATAATATCGTGGTTAAAGTAGCTGAGATCGTCGGTGTCAATGTTTCGCCTgatgatattgatatatcacatCGTCTTCCTCAAAGACCTAGCCGGCAAAGTAATGGCCAGCGTAAACCAGCCACAATCATCGTCAAGTTCGTCCGTCGTTCCCTCCGAAATAAGCTGTATTCATCAAGAAAAAACCTTAAAGGCAAGACTACCCGTAACATTGGCGTCACAAGCAACAATCGTATTTACATCAACGAGAACTTAACATCAACTAATAAGCAACTCTTCTTCCAGGTAAATCAGCTACGCAACGAAAAACACTGGAAATTCATTTGGACGCACAATGGCAAAATCTACGTGCGGAAAAATGTCGGCGACCCAGCAATCATCGTAGCAACTATAAGAGATCTCGATCGTATCGTCTAA